The proteins below are encoded in one region of Mangifera indica cultivar Alphonso chromosome 7, CATAS_Mindica_2.1, whole genome shotgun sequence:
- the LOC123221892 gene encoding cell wall / vacuolar inhibitor of fructosidase 1-like, protein MKSFTPSKLIIVVYVALFMAKFPGSTYSASDLIERTCKATPYYDLCVKTLKSNPNSSGADVKGLASIAATGTLKEAMGTLKKIYQVFREAKDPVWKKSVQTCLEAYSIITKIDLNQVSLGITEGNYQRAIDCASDLPKQTEKCQNSFEKSPFTGENLVVHMLAEVVISIVKTFLQN, encoded by the coding sequence ATGAAGAGCTTCACACCTTCAAAGCTTATCATTGTTGTCTATGTTGCTTTGTTCATGGCAAAATTTCCAGGAAGCACATATTCAGCATCTGATCTAATAGAAAGAACTTGTAAAGCAACACCTTACTATGATCTCTGTGTTAAGACTCTAAAATCAAACCCCAATAGTTCTGGAGCTGACGTTAAAGGGCTGGCGTCTATTGCAGCTACCGGAACTCTGAAAGAAGCGATGGGTactttgaagaaaatttatcaaGTGTTTAGGGAGGCCAAAGATCCAGTATGGAAGAAGTCCGTGCAGACTTGCCTTGAAGCATACTCCATCATAACAAAAATAGATTTGAACCAAGTCTCTTTAGGTATAACTGAAGGTAATTATCAAAGGGCCATAGATTGTGCCTCTGATCTACCTAAACAAACTGAAAAATGTCAAAACAGCTTTGAAAAATCACCATTTACTGGTGAAAATCTGGTTGTACATATGCTTGCTGAAGTGGTTATATCTATTGTCAAAACATTTCTGCAAAATTGA
- the LOC123219933 gene encoding cell wall / vacuolar inhibitor of fructosidase 1-like, translated as MKSFVPSKPIIIVVYVALFSANFLTNTYAAPKLIEKTCKATSHYDLCVKTLQSEPGSSRADVKGLAYIAARALFNQGMATWHKIYEMVQKTKDLDTCLKAYTTITVDDMNQAFSGLTTGNPKKAINGFSDVPEQTEKCEKSFRKSPFTSDNKLVNDLAEVVIAIVKNFL; from the coding sequence ATGAAAAGCTTCGTACCTTCAAAGCCTATCATTATTGTTGTTTATGTTGCTTTGTTTTCTGCAAATTTTCTAACAAACACATATGCAGCACCTAAACTAATAGAAAAAACATGTAAAGCAACATCTCACTATGATCTCTGTGTCAAGACTCTACAATCGGAGCCCGGAAGTTCGAGAGCTGACGTTAAAGGGCTGGCGTATATTGCAGCCAGGGCACTTTTTAATCAAGGGATGGCTACTTGgcataaaatttatgaaatggtTCAGAAGACCAAAGATCTGGACACTTGCCTGAAAGCATACACCACCATAACAGTTGATGATATGAACCAAGCCTTTTCAGGTTTAACTACAGGAAATCCCAAAAAGGCCATAAATGGTTTCTCTGATGTACCTGAACAGACTGAAAAATGTGAAAAGAGCTTTAGAAAATCACCATTTACAAGTGACAATAAGCTTGTAAATGATCTCGCTGAGGTGGTTATAGCTATTGTCAAAAATTTCCTGTAA
- the LOC123221837 gene encoding nuclear poly(A) polymerase 3 isoform X3, producing the protein MAAYAYIDNQINFVDFRPLTPSSSGGPPSFDQVFLSYNPLLFVVPHFSVPLNPSLLIQMDEERSLSLLQVHGSESDIDALCVGPQFATMAEDFFIVLRNMLKSRSEVTEIHCVKDAKVPLMRFKFDGVLIDLPYAQLRVLSVPDDVDVLSPFFVRDIDETSWKSLSGVRANQRIIQLVPDLELLMFQKFQSVLRCVKLWAKRRGVYGNLNGFLGGVHLAILLAFVCQNFPKGSISALITNFFKTFAFWPWPTPVMLQDTMSPSGYPSETRSLMPISLPCSSHEYCHTNITRSTFYKIRAEFLRAHNLTRDILRPDFDWHTLFEPFPFSKKYARFVKVYLSASNHDDLGDWVGWVKSRFRGLLVKLEEVQGLCDPNPTEYADADAAEPNVVFYWGLQPGRTHFLDIESVQKDFWKNITNGYQGYIGRMKLSIVQASQLVRNSQFDSGSGKRTKACWKIIDYNLASVPTYSQHMPNYFVGYMAANEGTTKHPSGGG; encoded by the exons ATGGCAGCTTATGCTTACATtgacaatcaaattaatttcgTGGACTTTCGGCCCTTAACCCCGAGCTCCAGCGGCGGCCCCCCTAGTTTTGATCAAGTTTTTCTTTCGTACAATCCTTTACTCTTTGTTGTTCCTCATTTCAGTGTTCCTTTGAACCCTTCTCTTTTGATTCAAATGGACGAGGAAAGATCGCTGTCACTTCTTCAG GTTCACGGTTCAGAGTCGGATATTGATGCTTTATGCGTTGGCCCTCAATTTGCTACAATGGCA GAggattttttcattgttttgcgCAACATGCTTAAGAGCAGATCAGAAGTTACGGAGATCCACTGTGTGAAGGATGCAAAAGTTCCCCTGATGCGGTTTAAATTTGATGGGGTCTTGATTGATCTTCCATATGCACAGCTTAGAGTATTATCTGTTCCTGAT GATGTGGATGTACTCAGTCCATTCTTTGTAAGGGATATTGATGAAACTAGTTGGAAAAGCTTGTCTGGAGTACGTGCAAATCAGCGTATTATTCAGCTTGTTCCGGACTTGGAG TTACTGATGTTCCAGAAATTCCAATCAGTGCTGCGATGTGTCAAATTATGGGCAAAGAGGCGAGGAGTGTATGGTAAT TTAAATGGGTTTCTTGGAGGAGTCCATCTGGCAATTCTTCTGGCATttgtttgtcaaaattttccaaaaggCAGTATAAGTGCTCTGATTACAAACTTCTTTAAGACGTTTGCCTTTTGGCCTTGGCCTACACCAGTCATGCTGCAGGATACAATGTCACCATCTGGATACCCATCTGAGACACGGTCTTTGATGCCTATCAGCTTACCTTGTAGTTCACACGAGTATTGCCATACCAATATCACTAGAAGCACATTTTACAAAATCCGAGCTGAGTTTCTACGAGCACATAATTTGACTAGG GATATCTTGAGGCCAGATTTTGATTGGCACACCCTTTTCGAGCCTTTTCCATTTTCAAAGAAGTATGCTCGATTTGTCAAAGTTTATCTTTCGGCTTCTAATCATGATGATCTGGGAGATTGGGTGGGTTGGGTGAAGTCACGTTTTCGAGGTCTCCTTGTCAAG CTGGAGGAGGTGCAAGGCCTATGTGACCCTAACCCCACAGAATATGCTGATGCTGATGCTGCAGAGCCAAACGTTGTTTTCTACTGGGGCTTGCAACCTGGTAGAACTCATTTCTTGGATATAGAGTCTGTTCAAAAAGATTTCtggaaaaatatcaccaatggCTATCAAGGCTACATCGGACGAATGAAATTATCCATCGTGCAAGCTTCTCAACTGGTGAGGAATTCACAGTTTGACTCCGGAAGTGGGAAAAGAACAAAAGCTTGTTGGAAGATTATTGACTACAATCTGGCGAGTGTCCCTACTTACTCACAGCATATGCCGAACTACTTTGTTGGGTATATGGCAGCCAACGAGGGTACCACTAAGCACCCAAGTGGCGGGGgttaa
- the LOC123221837 gene encoding nuclear poly(A) polymerase 3 isoform X2, with amino-acid sequence MAAYAYIDNQINFVDFRPLTPSSSGGPPSFDQVFLSYNPLLFVVPHFSVPLNPSLLIQMDEERSLSLLQLIANEGLVPAREEEEKRKSVIKKLKQIVLSWAKKVAWQRRLPKEQIAQTHATILTYGSYGLGVHGSESDIDALCVGPQFATMAEDFFIVLRNMLKSRSEVTEIHCVKDAKVPLMRFKFDGVLIDLPYAQLRVLSVPDDVDVLSPFFVRDIDETSWKSLSGVRANQRIIQLVPDLEKFQSVLRCVKLWAKRRGVYGNLNGFLGGVHLAILLAFVCQNFPKGSISALITNFFKTFAFWPWPTPVMLQDTMSPSGYPSETRSLMPISLPCSSHEYCHTNITRSTFYKIRAEFLRAHNLTRDILRPDFDWHTLFEPFPFSKKYARFVKVYLSASNHDDLGDWVGWVKSRFRGLLVKLEEVQGLCDPNPTEYADADAAEPNVVFYWGLQPGRTHFLDIESVQKDFWKNITNGYQGYIGRMKLSIVQASQLVRNSQFDSGSGKRTKACWKIIDYNLASVPTYSQHMPNYFVGYMAANEGTTKHPSGGG; translated from the exons ATGGCAGCTTATGCTTACATtgacaatcaaattaatttcgTGGACTTTCGGCCCTTAACCCCGAGCTCCAGCGGCGGCCCCCCTAGTTTTGATCAAGTTTTTCTTTCGTACAATCCTTTACTCTTTGTTGTTCCTCATTTCAGTGTTCCTTTGAACCCTTCTCTTTTGATTCAAATGGACGAGGAAAGATCGCTGTCACTTCTTCAG TTAATAGCTAATGAAGGACTCGTGCCggcaagagaagaagaagagaagagaaaaagtgtGATTAAAAAGCTTAAACAG ATAGTGTTGTCCTGGGCTAAGAAGGTTGCTTGGCAACGTCGACTTCCTAAAGAACAAATTGCACAAACTCATGCAACGATATTGACTTACGGTTCCTATGGCCTTGGT GTTCACGGTTCAGAGTCGGATATTGATGCTTTATGCGTTGGCCCTCAATTTGCTACAATGGCA GAggattttttcattgttttgcgCAACATGCTTAAGAGCAGATCAGAAGTTACGGAGATCCACTGTGTGAAGGATGCAAAAGTTCCCCTGATGCGGTTTAAATTTGATGGGGTCTTGATTGATCTTCCATATGCACAGCTTAGAGTATTATCTGTTCCTGAT GATGTGGATGTACTCAGTCCATTCTTTGTAAGGGATATTGATGAAACTAGTTGGAAAAGCTTGTCTGGAGTACGTGCAAATCAGCGTATTATTCAGCTTGTTCCGGACTTGGAG AAATTCCAATCAGTGCTGCGATGTGTCAAATTATGGGCAAAGAGGCGAGGAGTGTATGGTAAT TTAAATGGGTTTCTTGGAGGAGTCCATCTGGCAATTCTTCTGGCATttgtttgtcaaaattttccaaaaggCAGTATAAGTGCTCTGATTACAAACTTCTTTAAGACGTTTGCCTTTTGGCCTTGGCCTACACCAGTCATGCTGCAGGATACAATGTCACCATCTGGATACCCATCTGAGACACGGTCTTTGATGCCTATCAGCTTACCTTGTAGTTCACACGAGTATTGCCATACCAATATCACTAGAAGCACATTTTACAAAATCCGAGCTGAGTTTCTACGAGCACATAATTTGACTAGG GATATCTTGAGGCCAGATTTTGATTGGCACACCCTTTTCGAGCCTTTTCCATTTTCAAAGAAGTATGCTCGATTTGTCAAAGTTTATCTTTCGGCTTCTAATCATGATGATCTGGGAGATTGGGTGGGTTGGGTGAAGTCACGTTTTCGAGGTCTCCTTGTCAAG CTGGAGGAGGTGCAAGGCCTATGTGACCCTAACCCCACAGAATATGCTGATGCTGATGCTGCAGAGCCAAACGTTGTTTTCTACTGGGGCTTGCAACCTGGTAGAACTCATTTCTTGGATATAGAGTCTGTTCAAAAAGATTTCtggaaaaatatcaccaatggCTATCAAGGCTACATCGGACGAATGAAATTATCCATCGTGCAAGCTTCTCAACTGGTGAGGAATTCACAGTTTGACTCCGGAAGTGGGAAAAGAACAAAAGCTTGTTGGAAGATTATTGACTACAATCTGGCGAGTGTCCCTACTTACTCACAGCATATGCCGAACTACTTTGTTGGGTATATGGCAGCCAACGAGGGTACCACTAAGCACCCAAGTGGCGGGGgttaa
- the LOC123221837 gene encoding nuclear poly(A) polymerase 3 isoform X1, producing the protein MAAYAYIDNQINFVDFRPLTPSSSGGPPSFDQVFLSYNPLLFVVPHFSVPLNPSLLIQMDEERSLSLLQLIANEGLVPAREEEEKRKSVIKKLKQIVLSWAKKVAWQRRLPKEQIAQTHATILTYGSYGLGVHGSESDIDALCVGPQFATMAEDFFIVLRNMLKSRSEVTEIHCVKDAKVPLMRFKFDGVLIDLPYAQLRVLSVPDDVDVLSPFFVRDIDETSWKSLSGVRANQRIIQLVPDLELLMFQKFQSVLRCVKLWAKRRGVYGNLNGFLGGVHLAILLAFVCQNFPKGSISALITNFFKTFAFWPWPTPVMLQDTMSPSGYPSETRSLMPISLPCSSHEYCHTNITRSTFYKIRAEFLRAHNLTRDILRPDFDWHTLFEPFPFSKKYARFVKVYLSASNHDDLGDWVGWVKSRFRGLLVKLEEVQGLCDPNPTEYADADAAEPNVVFYWGLQPGRTHFLDIESVQKDFWKNITNGYQGYIGRMKLSIVQASQLVRNSQFDSGSGKRTKACWKIIDYNLASVPTYSQHMPNYFVGYMAANEGTTKHPSGGG; encoded by the exons ATGGCAGCTTATGCTTACATtgacaatcaaattaatttcgTGGACTTTCGGCCCTTAACCCCGAGCTCCAGCGGCGGCCCCCCTAGTTTTGATCAAGTTTTTCTTTCGTACAATCCTTTACTCTTTGTTGTTCCTCATTTCAGTGTTCCTTTGAACCCTTCTCTTTTGATTCAAATGGACGAGGAAAGATCGCTGTCACTTCTTCAG TTAATAGCTAATGAAGGACTCGTGCCggcaagagaagaagaagagaagagaaaaagtgtGATTAAAAAGCTTAAACAG ATAGTGTTGTCCTGGGCTAAGAAGGTTGCTTGGCAACGTCGACTTCCTAAAGAACAAATTGCACAAACTCATGCAACGATATTGACTTACGGTTCCTATGGCCTTGGT GTTCACGGTTCAGAGTCGGATATTGATGCTTTATGCGTTGGCCCTCAATTTGCTACAATGGCA GAggattttttcattgttttgcgCAACATGCTTAAGAGCAGATCAGAAGTTACGGAGATCCACTGTGTGAAGGATGCAAAAGTTCCCCTGATGCGGTTTAAATTTGATGGGGTCTTGATTGATCTTCCATATGCACAGCTTAGAGTATTATCTGTTCCTGAT GATGTGGATGTACTCAGTCCATTCTTTGTAAGGGATATTGATGAAACTAGTTGGAAAAGCTTGTCTGGAGTACGTGCAAATCAGCGTATTATTCAGCTTGTTCCGGACTTGGAG TTACTGATGTTCCAGAAATTCCAATCAGTGCTGCGATGTGTCAAATTATGGGCAAAGAGGCGAGGAGTGTATGGTAAT TTAAATGGGTTTCTTGGAGGAGTCCATCTGGCAATTCTTCTGGCATttgtttgtcaaaattttccaaaaggCAGTATAAGTGCTCTGATTACAAACTTCTTTAAGACGTTTGCCTTTTGGCCTTGGCCTACACCAGTCATGCTGCAGGATACAATGTCACCATCTGGATACCCATCTGAGACACGGTCTTTGATGCCTATCAGCTTACCTTGTAGTTCACACGAGTATTGCCATACCAATATCACTAGAAGCACATTTTACAAAATCCGAGCTGAGTTTCTACGAGCACATAATTTGACTAGG GATATCTTGAGGCCAGATTTTGATTGGCACACCCTTTTCGAGCCTTTTCCATTTTCAAAGAAGTATGCTCGATTTGTCAAAGTTTATCTTTCGGCTTCTAATCATGATGATCTGGGAGATTGGGTGGGTTGGGTGAAGTCACGTTTTCGAGGTCTCCTTGTCAAG CTGGAGGAGGTGCAAGGCCTATGTGACCCTAACCCCACAGAATATGCTGATGCTGATGCTGCAGAGCCAAACGTTGTTTTCTACTGGGGCTTGCAACCTGGTAGAACTCATTTCTTGGATATAGAGTCTGTTCAAAAAGATTTCtggaaaaatatcaccaatggCTATCAAGGCTACATCGGACGAATGAAATTATCCATCGTGCAAGCTTCTCAACTGGTGAGGAATTCACAGTTTGACTCCGGAAGTGGGAAAAGAACAAAAGCTTGTTGGAAGATTATTGACTACAATCTGGCGAGTGTCCCTACTTACTCACAGCATATGCCGAACTACTTTGTTGGGTATATGGCAGCCAACGAGGGTACCACTAAGCACCCAAGTGGCGGGGgttaa